One genomic region from Argentina anserina chromosome 2, drPotAnse1.1, whole genome shotgun sequence encodes:
- the LOC126782895 gene encoding uncharacterized protein LOC126782895, whose product MGPNKHSAGFLHTLKMERVRTILTHTYPYPHEHSRHAIIAVVVGCLFFISSDNINTLVEKLDNNIKWWSMYACLLGFFYFFSSPFVGKTIKPSYSNFSRWYITWIFVAAVYHLPKLKSMGVDVRMSLSLGFNVFVTSVLFLLFFHIVFIGLWYIGLVSRVAGRRPAILTILQNCAVLSVACCIFYSHCGNRATLRERPLEPKNYLSWFNFWKKDERNTWLSKFLRMNELKDEVCTHWFAPVGSASDYPLLSKWVIYGELACNGSCAGSSDGISPLYSLWATFIGLYIANYVVERSTGWALTHPLSLEEHEKSKNKQITPDFLDMVPWYSGTSADLFKTVFDLLVSVTVFVGRFDMRMMQAAMSKISDGASQGDLLFDDFVEKDDLWFDFMADTGDGGNSSYSVARLLAQPSINVNTDDSVLNLPRGDLLLIGGDLAYPNPSAFTYERRLFCPFEYALQPPPWSKEEHIAVDKPELPCGVSELKQYDGPQCFVIPGNHDWFDGLNTFMRYICHKSWLGGWLMPQKKSYFALKLPKRWWVFGLDLALHGDIDAYQFKFFSELVKNKVGEDDSVIIMTHEPTWLLDWYWNDVSGKNVAHLICDHLKGRCKLRVAGDLHHYMRHSFVKSEVPVQVQHLIVNGCGGAFLHPTHVFSNFKKFYGASYETKAAYPSFEDSSRIALGNILKFRKKNWQFDFIGGIIYFLLVFSMFPQCKLDHILREDSFPGHFKSFFGTVWNSFVYLLADSYVSLVGALVLLIVAVTFVPSKVSRKKRVMIGVLHVCAHLAAALILMLLLELGVEMCVQHQLLGTSGYHTLYQWYRSVESEHFPDPTGLRARIEQWTFGLYPACIKYFMSAFDVPEVMAVTRNNICKNGMESLSRLGACIYYASVFLYFWVFSTPVVSLVFGSYLYICINWLHIHFDEAFSSLRIANYKSFTRFHISTDGDLEVYTLAVDKVPKEWKLDPDWDAEPKQPQQMSHRRKYPSKWSAKAPPQDPLHNVKIVDQFVIRRTDKADVAGSDGSAIR is encoded by the exons ATGGGACCTAATAAGCATTCTGCTGGTTTTCTACATACTTTAAAAATGGAGAGGGTTAGAACGATTCTAACCCATACATATCCTTATCCCCATGAGCATTCACGTCATGCCATAATTGCTGTTGTTGTGGGTTGCTTGTTTTTTATCTCCTCCGACAACATTAATACTCTTGTAGAGAAGCTAGACAACAATATTAAGTGGTGGTCTATGTATGCCTGCTTGCTGGGTTTCTTCTATTTCTTTTCATCTCCATTCGTAGGGAAGACTATCAAACCAAGTTATTCAAATTTCAGTCGGTG GTATATAACCTGGATTTTTGTGGCAGCTGTCTATCATCTCCCAAAATTAAAATCAATGGGAGTTGATGTAAGGATGAGTTTGTCTTTGGGTTTTAATGTATTCGTCACTTCTGTCctgtttcttctcttcttccacATTGTATTCATTGGCCTATGGTACATTGGTCTCGTGTCACGTGTAGCTGGAAGGAGACCAGCAATTTTGACAATCCTCCAAAACTGTGCT GTTCTTAGCGTAGCATGCTGTATATTTTACAGTCATTGTGGCAACCGAGCTACCCTGAGAGAGAGACCACTGGAACCAAAAAATTATTTGTCTTGGTTTAATTTTTGGAAGAAAGATGAGAGGAATACGTGGCTCTCTAAATTTCTTCGAATGAATGAGCTGAAAGATGAGGTCTGCACACATTGGTTTGCTCCAGTGGGGTCTGCAAGTGATTATCCTCTTTTGTCGAAGTGGGTCATTTATGGTGAG TTGGCATGTAATGGTTCATGTGCTGGTTCGTCGGATGGAATATCCCCATTATACTCATTATGGGCCACATTCATAGGCTTGTATATTGCTAATTATGTAGTGGAGAGGTCAACAGG GTGGGCTCTTACTCATCCTTTGTCTCTAGAGGAGCATGAGAAGTCAAAGAACAAGCAAATAACGCCCGACTTTTTGGATATGGTTCCTTGGTATTCAGG AACATCAGCTGATTTGTTCAAGACTGTTTTTGACCTCCTGGTATCAGTAACTGTCTTTGTTGGCCGGTTCGACATGCGTATGATGCAA GCAGCTATGAGCAAGATAAGTGATGGAGCTTCACAAGGGGATCttttatttgatgattttgttgaGAAGGATGATTTATGGTTCGACTTCATGGCTGACACTGGTGATGGTGGAAACTCATCATATTCTGTTGCTCGGCTCCTTGCTCAGCCTTCCATCAATGTTAACACAGATGATTCTGTACTTAACCTACCACGTGGTGACCTACTACTTATTGGAGGAGATCTTGC GTATCCTAATCCATCAGCCTTTACCTATGAAAGGCGTCTCTTTTGTCCGTTTGAGTATGCTCTTCAGCCCCCTCCATGGTCTAAAGAAGAGCATATTGCTGTAGATAAACCTGAGCTACCTTGTGGTGTGTCTGAGCTAAAGCAATATGACGGGCCCCAGTGCTTTGTCATTCCGGGAAACCACG ATTGGTTTGATGGACTTAATACATTTATGAGgtatatatgtcataagagCTGGTTGGGTGGATGGCTTATGCCTCAAAAGAAGAGTTATTTTGCTCTGAAACTCCCAAAAAGATGGTGGGTATTTGGTCTTGATTTGGCACTCCACGGCGATATTGATGCGTATCAATTCAAATTCTTCTCTGAACTAGTAAAGAACAAg GTAGGAGAAGATGATTCTGTAATCATCATGACACATGAGCCAACCTGGCTTCTTGACTGGTACTGGAATGATGTTTCTGGAAAGAATGTTGCACACCTGATATGTGATCATCTGAAAGGAAGGTGTAAGCTACGGGTGGCTGGAGATTTGCATCATTATATGCGTCATTCATTCGTTAAATCAGAGGTTCCAGTTCAAGTGCAACATTTAATTGTAAATGGTTGTGGTGGGGCTTTTCTACATCCCACGCATGTATTTAGTAATTTCAAGAAATTTTATGGAGCATCATACGAGACCAAAGCTGCTTATCCTTCATTTGAAGATTCAAGTAGG ATTGCTTTAGGAAATATTTTAAAGTTTCGGAAGAAGAACTGGCAATTTGATTTTATTGGTGGCATTATCTACTTTCTTTTGGTCTTTTCTATGTTCCCACAG tGTAAGCTTGACCATATCTTGCGAGAGGACTCATTTCCTGGTCACTTCAAGTCATTCTTTGGAACAGTCTGGAATTCTTTTGTATACCTGCTGGCGGACTCTTATGTGTCATTAGTAGGTGCTCTGGTGTTGCTGATTGTGGCAGTCACATTCGTTCCCTCCAAAGTGTCTCGTAAAAAACGGGTTATGATTGGTGTTCTTCATGTGTGTGCACACCTGGCTGCAGCTCTAATTTTAATGTTGCTGTTGGAATTGGGTGTTGAGATGTGTGTCCAGCATCAACTACTAGGAACTTCAG GCTATCACACATTATATCAGTGGTACCGTTCAGTGGAGAGTGAACACTTTCCAGATCCAACCGGTCTTCGTGCTCGTATAGAACAATGGACATTTGGTCTTTATCCAGCCTGCATCAAGTACTTTATGTCTGCATTTGATGTTCCAGAG GTTATGGCAGTCACCCGGAACAATATATGCAAGAATGGGATGGAATCACTCTCTAGACTGGGCGCGTGTATATATTATGCTTCTGTCTTCCTTTATTTTTGGGTCTTCTCTACTCCAGTGGTTTCATTGGTGTTTGGCAGCTACCTATATATTTGCATTAACTGGTTGCACATACACTTTGACGAAGCATTCTCCTCCTTGCGAATTGCTAATTACAAATCATTCACTCGGTTCCACATCAGTACTGATGGGGATCTTGAAGTGTACACACTTGCAGTTGATAAG GTTCCAAAAGAATGGAAGCTGGACCCTGATTGGGATGCAGAGCCAAAACAGCCACAACAGATGAGTCACCGGCGAAAGTATCCTAGTAAGTGGAGTGCAAAAGCTCCTCCGCAAGACCCACTACataatgtaaagatagttgATCAGTTTGTAATTCGACGAACAGATAAAGCTGACGTAGCAGGAAGTGATGGGTCAGCAATTCGCTGA
- the LOC126781935 gene encoding polyadenylate-binding protein RBP47-like isoform X1: MQSNGSDSSLQQQEQNTQPRQQQQPSQSQPQPQPPPPQHWMAMQYPAAAMVMQHQMMPPQHYAPPPQHYMAYHQYKQQHVQQQQQQPQMVSGGGASGENKTIWVGDLHHWMDENYLHSCFASAGEIASIKVIRNKQTLLSEGYGFVEFLTHATAEKVLQNYAALCMPNTDQAFRLNWATFSTGDKRSDNAPDLSIFVGDLAADVTDSLLHETFYSKYPSVKAAKVVVDSNTNRSKGYGFVRFGDENERSQAMTEMQGVYCSSRPMRIGAATPRKSSGYQQQGGYALNGTPTQGFQSDGDATNTTIFVGGLDPNVTDEDLRQPFSQYGEIVSVKIPVGKGCGFVQFANRNNAEEALPKLNGSVIGKQTVRLSWGRNPANKQQFRMDFGNQWAGAAYYGGPVFDGYGYALPPQHDPSMYAAAAAYGAYPVYGTHQQQVS, encoded by the exons ATGCAATCCAACGGCTCAGACTCCTCGCTACAGCAACAGGAGCAAAATACTCAGCCACGCCAGCAGCAGCAGCCTTCTCAGTCGCAGCCACAACCacagccgccgccgccgcagcACTGGATGGCTATGCAGTACCCGGCCGCCGCTATGGTAATGCAGCATCAAATGATGCCACCGCAGCACTACGCGCCTCCGCCGCAACACTACATGGCGTACCACCAGTACAAGCAGCAGCACGTCcagcaacagcagcagcagccgcAAATGGTATCTGGCGGCGGCGCAAGCGGCGAGAACAAGACCATCTGGGTCGGCGATTTGCATCATTGGATGGATGAGAACTATCTCCACAGCTGCTTTGCTTCCGCCGGCGAG ATTGCTTCCATCAAGGTTATTCGCAATAAGCAGACCTTATTATCAGAGGGCTATGGATTCGTAGAGTTCTTGACACATGCTACAGCCGAGAAAGTCCTACAGAACTATGCTGCACTCTGTATGCCTAACACAGATCAGGCCTTCCGTCTGAACTGGGCAACATTTAGTACGGGTGACAAGCGTTCAGATAATGCTCCTGATCTTTCCATATTTGTAGGAGACTTAGCTGCAGATGTTACAGATAGTTTATTGCACGAAACTTTTTATAGTAAATATCCATCTGTTAAAGCCGCAAAAGTTGTCGTTGATTCCAATACCAACCGTTCAAAGGGCTATGGTTTTGTGAGGTTTGGCGACGAGAATGAACGGTCACAGGCTATGACTGAAATGCAGGGTGTTTATTGTTCTAGCAGGCCAATGCGCATTGGTGCCGCGACTCCTAGGAAGTCATCTGGATATCAGCAACAAG GGGGGTATGCTCTGAATGGTACACCAACCCAAGGGTTCCAATCTGATGGAGATGCTACAAACACAACA ATATTTGTTGGAGGGCTTGATCCAAATGTTACTGATGAAGATCTCAGGCAGCCCTTCTCTCAGTATGGTGAGATTGTCTCTGTTAAAATACCAGTTGGAAAAGGATGTGGGTTTGTACAATTCGCCAACAG AAATAACGCTGAGGAGGCATTGCCGAAACTGAATGGCTCAGTTATCGGCAAGCAAACAGTCCGGCTTTCATGGGGTCGCAATCCGGCAAATAAGCAG CAGTTTAGAATGGATTTTGGCAACCAGTGGGCAGGAGCGGCTTACTATGGAGGACCTGTTTTTGATGGTTATGGTTATGCTCTGCCGCCGCAACATGACCCAAGCATGTATGCTGCAGCGGCTGCATATGGAGCTTACCCTGTTTACGGTACCCACCAACAACAAGTAAGCTGA
- the LOC126781935 gene encoding polyadenylate-binding protein RBP47-like isoform X2 — MQSNGSDSSLQQQEQNTQPRQQQQPSQSQPQPQPPPPQHWMAMQYPAAAMVMQHQMMPPQHYAPPPQHYMAYHQYKQQHVQQQQQQPQMVSGGGASGENKTIWVGDLHHWMDENYLHSCFASAGEIASIKVIRNKQTLLSEGYGFVEFLTHATAEKVLQNYAALCMPNTDQAFRLNWATFSTGDKRSDNAPDLSIFVGDLAADVTDSLLHETFYSKYPSVKAAKVVVDSNTNRSKGYGFVRFGDENERSQAMTEMQGVYCSSRPMRIGAATPRKSSGYQQQGGYALNGTPTQGFQSDGDATNTTIFVGGLDPNVTDEDLRQPFSQYGEIVSVKIPVGKGCGFVQFANRNNAEEALPKLNGSVIGKQTVRLSWGRNPANKQFRMDFGNQWAGAAYYGGPVFDGYGYALPPQHDPSMYAAAAAYGAYPVYGTHQQQVS, encoded by the exons ATGCAATCCAACGGCTCAGACTCCTCGCTACAGCAACAGGAGCAAAATACTCAGCCACGCCAGCAGCAGCAGCCTTCTCAGTCGCAGCCACAACCacagccgccgccgccgcagcACTGGATGGCTATGCAGTACCCGGCCGCCGCTATGGTAATGCAGCATCAAATGATGCCACCGCAGCACTACGCGCCTCCGCCGCAACACTACATGGCGTACCACCAGTACAAGCAGCAGCACGTCcagcaacagcagcagcagccgcAAATGGTATCTGGCGGCGGCGCAAGCGGCGAGAACAAGACCATCTGGGTCGGCGATTTGCATCATTGGATGGATGAGAACTATCTCCACAGCTGCTTTGCTTCCGCCGGCGAG ATTGCTTCCATCAAGGTTATTCGCAATAAGCAGACCTTATTATCAGAGGGCTATGGATTCGTAGAGTTCTTGACACATGCTACAGCCGAGAAAGTCCTACAGAACTATGCTGCACTCTGTATGCCTAACACAGATCAGGCCTTCCGTCTGAACTGGGCAACATTTAGTACGGGTGACAAGCGTTCAGATAATGCTCCTGATCTTTCCATATTTGTAGGAGACTTAGCTGCAGATGTTACAGATAGTTTATTGCACGAAACTTTTTATAGTAAATATCCATCTGTTAAAGCCGCAAAAGTTGTCGTTGATTCCAATACCAACCGTTCAAAGGGCTATGGTTTTGTGAGGTTTGGCGACGAGAATGAACGGTCACAGGCTATGACTGAAATGCAGGGTGTTTATTGTTCTAGCAGGCCAATGCGCATTGGTGCCGCGACTCCTAGGAAGTCATCTGGATATCAGCAACAAG GGGGGTATGCTCTGAATGGTACACCAACCCAAGGGTTCCAATCTGATGGAGATGCTACAAACACAACA ATATTTGTTGGAGGGCTTGATCCAAATGTTACTGATGAAGATCTCAGGCAGCCCTTCTCTCAGTATGGTGAGATTGTCTCTGTTAAAATACCAGTTGGAAAAGGATGTGGGTTTGTACAATTCGCCAACAG AAATAACGCTGAGGAGGCATTGCCGAAACTGAATGGCTCAGTTATCGGCAAGCAAACAGTCCGGCTTTCATGGGGTCGCAATCCGGCAAATAAGCAG TTTAGAATGGATTTTGGCAACCAGTGGGCAGGAGCGGCTTACTATGGAGGACCTGTTTTTGATGGTTATGGTTATGCTCTGCCGCCGCAACATGACCCAAGCATGTATGCTGCAGCGGCTGCATATGGAGCTTACCCTGTTTACGGTACCCACCAACAACAAGTAAGCTGA
- the LOC126781936 gene encoding uroporphyrinogen-III synthase, chloroplastic, with translation MAHVSLSSPSSSCPLFHRRIFLPSVYASTSSSSSSSSSDSISAAPKVVVTRERGKNAKLITSLAKKEISCLELPLIQHTPGPDRDRLSTVLTDTEFDWIIITSPEAGAVFLESWKAAGTPNVKVGVVGAGTATVFEEVLQSSKKSLSLAFVPSKATGKVLASELPKNQKDKCTVLYPASAKAGNDIEEGLSNRGFEVTRLNTYTTGPVNHVDQMVLEQALSAPVVAVASPSAVRAWVNLISESKEWNYSVACIGETTAKAAKRLGLRNVYYPVQPGLEGWVDSIVEALEANANLLR, from the exons ATGGCACacgtttctctctcctctccttcttcttcttgtcctCTATTTCACCGGCGAATCTTTCTTCCTTCAGTTTATGcttctacttcttcttcttcttcctcgtcGAGCTCGGACTCAATTTCGGCGGCGCCGAAAGTCGTCGTCACCAGAGAGCGCGGCAAGAATGCCAAGCTCATCACTTCTCTG GCAAAGAAGGAAATCAGCTGTTTGGAACTTCCCCTCATCCAGCACACGCCGGGGCCGGATCGGGATAGGCTTTCTACTGTATTGACTG ATACTGAATTTGACTGGATTATCATAACTTCCCCTGAAGCTGGTGCAGTCTTTCTGGAATCATGGAA GGCTGCTGGAACTCCGAATGTTAAGGTAGGTGTTGTGGGGGCTGGTACAGCAACTGTCTTTGAGGAAGTACTGCAGTCGTCAAAGAAGTCCCTCAGTCTTGCCTTTGTGCCATCAAAAG CAACAGGCAAGGTTTTGGCTTCAGAGCTCCCTAAAAATCAGAAAGACAAGTGTACAGTATTATATCCTGCTTCTGCAAAAGCTGGAAATGACATTG AGGAAGGCCTGTCCAATCGTGGGTTTGAGGTCACGAGGCTAAATACGTATACCACA GGACCTGTTAACCACGTAGATCAAATGGTACTGGAGCAGGCTCTCTCTGCCCCTGTTGTTGCAGTTGCTTCTCCTTCTGCAGTTCG TGCTTGGGTCAATCTTATTTCCGAGTCTAAGGAATGGAACTATTCAGTTGCCTGTATTGGTGAGACAACTGCCAAGGCGGCTAAGAGATTAGGCCTGAGAAATGTTTACTATCCAGTGCAACCAGGTCTTGAAGG ATGGGTGGATAGCATTGTTGAAGCACTGGAAGCAAATGCCAATCTGTTGAGGTGA